Proteins encoded within one genomic window of Carassius gibelio isolate Cgi1373 ecotype wild population from Czech Republic chromosome A4, carGib1.2-hapl.c, whole genome shotgun sequence:
- the LOC127968823 gene encoding uncharacterized protein LOC127968823 isoform X46 codes for MKRRRIKPLKEAEDHVLRCIDKTDALEAKHINDYKGRGVFALIPFIKGDFVVEYRGEMISLIEAEQRREANQDTFFMFDFIWQNKKWSIDATHEDGTLGRLINDDHINPNCTMKRIIVEGKPCLCLFAARDIIPGEELTYDYGGSHWPWRKPPCKDDDNMTAIENCSDDSVTTEGTSRFTAKPPCKDDDNMTAIENCSEDSVTTEGISRFTAEPLVDYSDTEDEVLCSKIKTSYKKRSVIHDDSDDLFENSSVNGKDDQDIQRDVRRNHASFAMSEQHSACTTASKRAKNTRARGKIAEYSDVSSEDELSVSEEEYIPDTSESYTSDSSMSFTASPKGKEKKLQTLPVRSSSAVNRIKKFSIQSSGDLGSSQNHDIAKVPDTSSILDSATSVVIPAVIKKRGGLRMYSKKQQCFFCEGAFTKISRHLERKHRNEVEVAKALSHPKGSKERRMQLEYLRNKGNFAYNSTVINTGAGLMIPRKLPKKNLEGESFMHCIYCKGLFLKKTLWRHVKVCKFKPGDEKPKPGKTRVQVLCGFAQPPPPGVTHGVWKLLNSMNQDQVALETRNDWCILELGKHLYNKYGSRVKMHEHIRQKMRELGRLLICAREVSPLTSIKELIHPTNFMHTINAVKRAAGYNEETNVFEKASVAVKLGQSLNKIAMLIESHSTIRGDEKTGKIANSFQQLYKSRWPEYISTTARRTLEEAKWNSPQLLPFTEDVKLLHIYLDEQEKTHRKLLLTQPSSQHWAKLAKITLTQVMLFNRRREGEVSQMPLSAYISSNQSDAHPDISMALTDLENKLCQYFKRVEIRGKRGRKVPVLLTPSMQESISLLLENRNTCGIPNENPFLFARPYAMTFFRGSDCIREFAVACSAKNPQTLTSTKLRKQIGTLSEVLNLSNTELDQLADFLGHDIRVHRQFYRLPEGTLQLAKISKILLALEKGRLADFKGRNLNEINIDPEEEVTVDSDLEESTSSPKECTTVSSSQHTVCENGTLPADPVSKKKRGYVKKTAWNKLEIQAVEKHMMRFINNHKIPGKADCMRCKEAEPLALKNREWSTLKFYIKNRISALNRKYLPN; via the exons ATGAAACGGAGAAGAATAAAACCGTTAAAAGAAGCGGAAGATCATGTTCTCCGTTGCATCGACAAGACCGACGCACTGGAGGCCAAACACATAAACGATTATAAAG GTCGTGGAGTCTTTGCCTTAATTCCTTTTATTAAAGGAGATTTTGTTGTCGAATATAGGGGAGAAATGATTAGCTTAATTGAAGCCGAACAAAGAAGAGAGGCCAAtcaagacactttttttatgtttgactTCATCTGGCAGAACAAGAAATGGag CATTGATGCAACTCATGAGGATGGCACCCTTGGCCGCCTTATAAATGATGATCACATAAACCCAAATTGTACAATGAAAAGGATTATCGTTGAGGGAAAACCCTGTTTGTGCCTATTCGCTGCAAGAGATATCATTCCTGGAGAGGAACTCACATATGACTATGGAGGAAGTCACTGGCCTTGGAGAAAG CCTCCATGCAAGGATGATGACAACATGACAGCAATAGAGAACTGCTCTGATGATTCTGTAACTACTGAAGGCACTTCACGATTCACAGCTAag cCTCCATGCAAGGATGATGACAACATGACAGCTATAGAGAACTGCTCTGAGGATTCTGTAACTACTGAAGGCATTTCACGATTCACAGCTgag CCTTTGGTTGATTACTCGGACACCGAAGATGAAGTTTTGTGTTCTAAAATTAAGACATCTTATAAAAag agATCTGTGATTCATGATGATTCGGATGATCTCTTTGAAAATTCGAGTGTAAATGGTAAAGATGACCAAGACATTCAACGTGACGTCAGACGGAATCATGCATCATTTGCAATGAGTGAACAACATTCCGCTTGTACCACAGCATCCAAAAGAGCAAAAAACACAAGA GCTAGAGGGAAGATCGCGGAGTACTCGGATGTTTCGAGCGAAGATGAGTTATCTGTTAGTGAGGAAGAGTACATTCCTGATACATCAGAGAGTTACACATCAGATAGTAGCATGAGCTTTACTGCTTCACCAAAgggtaaagaaaaaaagttacagacTTTGCCAGTCCGGAGCAGTTCAGCTGTGAACAGAATCAAAAAGTTCAGTATTCAAAGCAGCGGTGACTTAGGGAGCTCCCAGAACCACGACATAGCCAAAGTTCCTGACACATCTTCCATTCTTGACAGCGCAACATCAGTAGTTATCCCAGCTGTAATTAAAAAGAGAGGTGGATTGAGAATGTACAGCAAAAAACAACAGTGCTTTTTTTGTGAAGGTGCTTTTACAAAAATTTCTAGACACCTGGAACGAAAGCATAGAAATGAGGTAGAGGTAGCAAAAGCGTTAAGTCATCCAAAGGGCTCAAAAGAAAGGAGGATGCAACTTGAGTATCTACGTAACAAAGGGAACTTTGCTTACAATAGTACTGTTATTAATACAGGTGCAGGACTGATGATTCCGCGGAAACTGCCCAAAAAGAACCTGGAGGGGGAAAGTTTTATGCACTGCATTTACTGCAAAGGactcttcttaaaaaaaactttgtggcGACATGTCAAGGTTTGCAAATTCAAGCCTGGTGATGAGAAGCCGAAACCTGGAAAAACCCGTGTCCAGGTTCTTTGTGGCTTTGCACAACCTCCCCCACCAGGAGTAACTCATGGTGTTTGGAAGCTGTTAAATTCCATGAACCAGGACCAAGTGGCACTTGAAACTAGAAATGACTGGTGCATTTTAGAGTTAGGAAAGCATCTTTACAACAAGTATGGATCAAGAGTTAAAATGCATGAACACATCCGCCAAAAGATGAGGGAGCTTGGAAGACTCCTAATATGTGCAAGAGAGGTATCCCCCCTTACATCTATTAAAGAGCTCATTCATCCCACAAACTTCATGCATACCATCAATGCAGTTAAAAGGGCTGCTGGCTACAATGAAGAGACCAATGTATTTGAAAAGGCTAGTGTGGCTGTGAAACTTGGACAGAGTCTGAACAAAATCGCAATGCTCATTGAGAGCCACTCTACTATTAGAGGAGATGAAAAGACAGGAAAAATTGCGAACAGTTTTCAACAGCTTTATAAGTCCAGATGGCCCGAATACATTTCTACAACAGCCCGGCGAACACTGGAGGAAGCAAAATGGAATTCCCCACAATTACTTCCATTCACAGAAGATGTTAAGCTCCTTCATATATATCTTGACGAGCAAGAGAAGACCCATCGCAAACTCTTGTTAACACAGCCATCATCTCAGCACTGGGCAAAACTGGCCAAGATCACGTTAACTCAGGTTATGCTTTTCAATCGTAGACGAGAAGGGGAAGTGTCACAAATGCCATTGTCTGCATACATCTCCAGCAACCAATCGGATGCTCATCCAGATATTAGCATGGCCCTCACAGATTTAGAAAATAAACTGTGTCAGTACTTCAAGCGTGTAGAAATTAGAGGCAAAAGAGGCAGAAAGGTTCCCGTGCTTCTCACACCTTCCATGCAAGAATCAATCAGCCTGCTTCTTGAAAATCGGAATACCTGTGGAATTCCAAATGAAAATCCTTTTCTCTTTGCACGCCCGTATGCAATGACATTTTTCAGAGGCTCTGATTGCATTCGCGAATTTGCTGTTGCATGTAGTGCAAAAAATCCTCAGACTCTTACATCAACAAAGTTGAGAAAACAGATCGGGACACTTTCTGAAGTTCTTAATCTTAGCAACACAGAGTTAGATCAGTTGGCAGACTTTCTAGGCCATGACATTCGAGTTCATCGTCAATTTTACAGGTTACCTGAAGGCACCCTCCAACTGGCCAAAATTAGTAAAATTCTTCTGGCCCTCGAAAAAGGACGCTTGGCAGACTTTAAAGGGCGAAATCTTAATGAAATCAACATAGATCCAGAAG AGGAAGTTACAGTGGACAGTGATTTGGAGGAGTCCACTTCTAGTCCAAAAG AGTGCACCACAGTATCATCATCACAGCACACGGTTTGTGAGAACGGCACACTTCCAGCAGACCCAGTCTCCAAAAAAAAGAGAG gtTACGTTAAGAAGACGGCCTGGAACAAACTTGAGATACAGGCTGTGGAGAAGCATATGATGAGGTTtattaacaatcacaaaattccAGGAAAGGCAGACTGCATGAGGTGTAAAGAGGCGGAACCACTTGCACTTAAAAATAGAGAGTGGTCTACACTTAAATTTTACATCAAAAATCGAATCTCCGCTCTAAACAGAAAATATCTGCCAAATTAA
- the LOC127968823 gene encoding uncharacterized protein LOC127968823 isoform X3 yields MKRRRIKPLKEAEDHVLRCIDKTDALEAKHINDYKGRGVFALIPFIKGDFVVEYRGEMISLIEAEQRREANQDTFFMFDFIWQNKKWSIDATHEDGTLGRLINDDHINPNCTMKRIIVEGKPCLCLFAARDIIPGEELTYDYGGSHWPWRKPPCKDDDNMTAIDNCSEDSVTTEGISRFTAEPPCKDNDNMTAIENCSEDSVTTEGTSRFTAEPPCKDDDNMTAIENCSEDSVTTEGTSRFTAEPPCKDDDNMTAIDNCSEDSVTTEGTSRFTAEPPCKDNDNMTAIENCSEDSVNTEGTSRFTAEPPCKDDDNMTAIENCSDDSVTTEGTSRFTAKPPCKDDDNMTAIENCSDDSVTTEGTSRFTAKPPCKDDDNMTAIENCSEDSVTTEGISRFTAEPLVDYSDTEDEVLCSKIKTSYKKRSVIHDDSDDLFENSSVNGKDDQDIQRDVRRNHASFAMSEQHSACTTASKRAKNTRARGKIAEYSDVSSEDELSVSEEEYIPDTSESYTSDSSMSFTASPKGKEKKLQTLPVRSSSAVNRIKKFSIQSSGDLGSSQNHDIAKVPDTSSILDSATSVVIPAVIKKRGGLRMYSKKQQCFFCEGAFTKISRHLERKHRNEVEVAKALSHPKGSKERRMQLEYLRNKGNFAYNSTVINTGAGLMIPRKLPKKNLEGESFMHCIYCKGLFLKKTLWRHVKVCKFKPGDEKPKPGKTRVQVLCGFAQPPPPGVTHGVWKLLNSMNQDQVALETRNDWCILELGKHLYNKYGSRVKMHEHIRQKMRELGRLLICAREVSPLTSIKELIHPTNFMHTINAVKRAAGYNEETNVFEKASVAVKLGQSLNKIAMLIESHSTIRGDEKTGKIANSFQQLYKSRWPEYISTTARRTLEEAKWNSPQLLPFTEDVKLLHIYLDEQEKTHRKLLLTQPSSQHWAKLAKITLTQVMLFNRRREGEVSQMPLSAYISSNQSDAHPDISMALTDLENKLCQYFKRVEIRGKRGRKVPVLLTPSMQESISLLLENRNTCGIPNENPFLFARPYAMTFFRGSDCIREFAVACSAKNPQTLTSTKLRKQIGTLSEVLNLSNTELDQLADFLGHDIRVHRQFYRLPEGTLQLAKISKILLALEKGRLADFKGRNLNEINIDPEEEVTVDSDLEESTSSPKECTTVSSSQHTVCENGTLPADPVSKKKRGYVKKTAWNKLEIQAVEKHMMRFINNHKIPGKADCMRCKEAEPLALKNREWSTLKFYIKNRISALNRKYLPN; encoded by the exons ATGAAACGGAGAAGAATAAAACCGTTAAAAGAAGCGGAAGATCATGTTCTCCGTTGCATCGACAAGACCGACGCACTGGAGGCCAAACACATAAACGATTATAAAG GTCGTGGAGTCTTTGCCTTAATTCCTTTTATTAAAGGAGATTTTGTTGTCGAATATAGGGGAGAAATGATTAGCTTAATTGAAGCCGAACAAAGAAGAGAGGCCAAtcaagacactttttttatgtttgactTCATCTGGCAGAACAAGAAATGGag CATTGATGCAACTCATGAGGATGGCACCCTTGGCCGCCTTATAAATGATGATCACATAAACCCAAATTGTACAATGAAAAGGATTATCGTTGAGGGAAAACCCTGTTTGTGCCTATTCGCTGCAAGAGATATCATTCCTGGAGAGGAACTCACATATGACTATGGAGGAAGTCACTGGCCTTGGAGAAAG CCTCCATGCAAGGATGATGACAACATGACAGCAATAGATAACTGCTCTGAGGATTCTGTAACTACTGAAGGCATTTCACGATTCACAGCTgag CCTCCATGCAAGGATAATGACAACATGACAGCAATAGAGAACTGCTCTGAGGATTCTGTAACTACTGAAGGCACTTCACGATTCACAGCTgag CCTCCATGCAAGGATGATGACAACATGACAGCTATAGAGAACTGCTCTGAGGATTCTGTAACTACTGAAGGCACTTCACGATTCACAGCTgag CCTCCATGCAAGGATGATGACAACATGACAGCAATAGATAACTGCTCTGAGGATTCTGTAACTACTGAAGGCACTTCACGATTCACAGCTgag CCTCCATGCAAGGATAATGACAACATGACAGCAATAGAGAACTGCTCTGAGGATTCTGTAAATACTGAAGGCACTTCACGATTCACAGCTgag CCTCCATGCAAGGATGATGACAACATGACAGCAATAGAGAACTGCTCTGATGATTCTGTAACTACTGAAGGCACTTCACGATTCACAGCTAag CCTCCATGCAAGGATGATGACAACATGACAGCAATAGAGAACTGCTCTGATGATTCTGTAACTACTGAAGGCACTTCACGATTCACAGCTAag cCTCCATGCAAGGATGATGACAACATGACAGCTATAGAGAACTGCTCTGAGGATTCTGTAACTACTGAAGGCATTTCACGATTCACAGCTgag CCTTTGGTTGATTACTCGGACACCGAAGATGAAGTTTTGTGTTCTAAAATTAAGACATCTTATAAAAag agATCTGTGATTCATGATGATTCGGATGATCTCTTTGAAAATTCGAGTGTAAATGGTAAAGATGACCAAGACATTCAACGTGACGTCAGACGGAATCATGCATCATTTGCAATGAGTGAACAACATTCCGCTTGTACCACAGCATCCAAAAGAGCAAAAAACACAAGA GCTAGAGGGAAGATCGCGGAGTACTCGGATGTTTCGAGCGAAGATGAGTTATCTGTTAGTGAGGAAGAGTACATTCCTGATACATCAGAGAGTTACACATCAGATAGTAGCATGAGCTTTACTGCTTCACCAAAgggtaaagaaaaaaagttacagacTTTGCCAGTCCGGAGCAGTTCAGCTGTGAACAGAATCAAAAAGTTCAGTATTCAAAGCAGCGGTGACTTAGGGAGCTCCCAGAACCACGACATAGCCAAAGTTCCTGACACATCTTCCATTCTTGACAGCGCAACATCAGTAGTTATCCCAGCTGTAATTAAAAAGAGAGGTGGATTGAGAATGTACAGCAAAAAACAACAGTGCTTTTTTTGTGAAGGTGCTTTTACAAAAATTTCTAGACACCTGGAACGAAAGCATAGAAATGAGGTAGAGGTAGCAAAAGCGTTAAGTCATCCAAAGGGCTCAAAAGAAAGGAGGATGCAACTTGAGTATCTACGTAACAAAGGGAACTTTGCTTACAATAGTACTGTTATTAATACAGGTGCAGGACTGATGATTCCGCGGAAACTGCCCAAAAAGAACCTGGAGGGGGAAAGTTTTATGCACTGCATTTACTGCAAAGGactcttcttaaaaaaaactttgtggcGACATGTCAAGGTTTGCAAATTCAAGCCTGGTGATGAGAAGCCGAAACCTGGAAAAACCCGTGTCCAGGTTCTTTGTGGCTTTGCACAACCTCCCCCACCAGGAGTAACTCATGGTGTTTGGAAGCTGTTAAATTCCATGAACCAGGACCAAGTGGCACTTGAAACTAGAAATGACTGGTGCATTTTAGAGTTAGGAAAGCATCTTTACAACAAGTATGGATCAAGAGTTAAAATGCATGAACACATCCGCCAAAAGATGAGGGAGCTTGGAAGACTCCTAATATGTGCAAGAGAGGTATCCCCCCTTACATCTATTAAAGAGCTCATTCATCCCACAAACTTCATGCATACCATCAATGCAGTTAAAAGGGCTGCTGGCTACAATGAAGAGACCAATGTATTTGAAAAGGCTAGTGTGGCTGTGAAACTTGGACAGAGTCTGAACAAAATCGCAATGCTCATTGAGAGCCACTCTACTATTAGAGGAGATGAAAAGACAGGAAAAATTGCGAACAGTTTTCAACAGCTTTATAAGTCCAGATGGCCCGAATACATTTCTACAACAGCCCGGCGAACACTGGAGGAAGCAAAATGGAATTCCCCACAATTACTTCCATTCACAGAAGATGTTAAGCTCCTTCATATATATCTTGACGAGCAAGAGAAGACCCATCGCAAACTCTTGTTAACACAGCCATCATCTCAGCACTGGGCAAAACTGGCCAAGATCACGTTAACTCAGGTTATGCTTTTCAATCGTAGACGAGAAGGGGAAGTGTCACAAATGCCATTGTCTGCATACATCTCCAGCAACCAATCGGATGCTCATCCAGATATTAGCATGGCCCTCACAGATTTAGAAAATAAACTGTGTCAGTACTTCAAGCGTGTAGAAATTAGAGGCAAAAGAGGCAGAAAGGTTCCCGTGCTTCTCACACCTTCCATGCAAGAATCAATCAGCCTGCTTCTTGAAAATCGGAATACCTGTGGAATTCCAAATGAAAATCCTTTTCTCTTTGCACGCCCGTATGCAATGACATTTTTCAGAGGCTCTGATTGCATTCGCGAATTTGCTGTTGCATGTAGTGCAAAAAATCCTCAGACTCTTACATCAACAAAGTTGAGAAAACAGATCGGGACACTTTCTGAAGTTCTTAATCTTAGCAACACAGAGTTAGATCAGTTGGCAGACTTTCTAGGCCATGACATTCGAGTTCATCGTCAATTTTACAGGTTACCTGAAGGCACCCTCCAACTGGCCAAAATTAGTAAAATTCTTCTGGCCCTCGAAAAAGGACGCTTGGCAGACTTTAAAGGGCGAAATCTTAATGAAATCAACATAGATCCAGAAG AGGAAGTTACAGTGGACAGTGATTTGGAGGAGTCCACTTCTAGTCCAAAAG AGTGCACCACAGTATCATCATCACAGCACACGGTTTGTGAGAACGGCACACTTCCAGCAGACCCAGTCTCCAAAAAAAAGAGAG gtTACGTTAAGAAGACGGCCTGGAACAAACTTGAGATACAGGCTGTGGAGAAGCATATGATGAGGTTtattaacaatcacaaaattccAGGAAAGGCAGACTGCATGAGGTGTAAAGAGGCGGAACCACTTGCACTTAAAAATAGAGAGTGGTCTACACTTAAATTTTACATCAAAAATCGAATCTCCGCTCTAAACAGAAAATATCTGCCAAATTAA
- the LOC127968823 gene encoding uncharacterized protein LOC127968823 isoform X22, with protein sequence MKRRRIKPLKEAEDHVLRCIDKTDALEAKHINDYKGRGVFALIPFIKGDFVVEYRGEMISLIEAEQRREANQDTFFMFDFIWQNKKWSIDATHEDGTLGRLINDDHINPNCTMKRIIVEGKPCLCLFAARDIIPGEELTYDYGGSHWPWRKPPCKDDDNMTAIENCSEDSVTTEGISRFTAEPPCKDDDNMTAIDNCSEDSVTTEGISRFTAEPPCKDNDNMTAIENCSEDSVTTEGTSRFTAEPPCKDDDNMTAIDNCSEDSVTTEGTSRFTAEPLVDYSDTEDEVLCSKIKTSYKKRSVIHDDSDDLFENSSVNGKDDQDIQRDVRRNHASFAMSEQHSACTTASKRAKNTRARGKIAEYSDVSSEDELSVSEEEYIPDTSESYTSDSSMSFTASPKGKEKKLQTLPVRSSSAVNRIKKFSIQSSGDLGSSQNHDIAKVPDTSSILDSATSVVIPAVIKKRGGLRMYSKKQQCFFCEGAFTKISRHLERKHRNEVEVAKALSHPKGSKERRMQLEYLRNKGNFAYNSTVINTGAGLMIPRKLPKKNLEGESFMHCIYCKGLFLKKTLWRHVKVCKFKPGDEKPKPGKTRVQVLCGFAQPPPPGVTHGVWKLLNSMNQDQVALETRNDWCILELGKHLYNKYGSRVKMHEHIRQKMRELGRLLICAREVSPLTSIKELIHPTNFMHTINAVKRAAGYNEETNVFEKASVAVKLGQSLNKIAMLIESHSTIRGDEKTGKIANSFQQLYKSRWPEYISTTARRTLEEAKWNSPQLLPFTEDVKLLHIYLDEQEKTHRKLLLTQPSSQHWAKLAKITLTQVMLFNRRREGEVSQMPLSAYISSNQSDAHPDISMALTDLENKLCQYFKRVEIRGKRGRKVPVLLTPSMQESISLLLENRNTCGIPNENPFLFARPYAMTFFRGSDCIREFAVACSAKNPQTLTSTKLRKQIGTLSEVLNLSNTELDQLADFLGHDIRVHRQFYRLPEGTLQLAKISKILLALEKGRLADFKGRNLNEINIDPEEEVTVDSDLEESTSSPKECTTVSSSQHTVCENGTLPADPVSKKKRGYVKKTAWNKLEIQAVEKHMMRFINNHKIPGKADCMRCKEAEPLALKNREWSTLKFYIKNRISALNRKYLPN encoded by the exons ATGAAACGGAGAAGAATAAAACCGTTAAAAGAAGCGGAAGATCATGTTCTCCGTTGCATCGACAAGACCGACGCACTGGAGGCCAAACACATAAACGATTATAAAG GTCGTGGAGTCTTTGCCTTAATTCCTTTTATTAAAGGAGATTTTGTTGTCGAATATAGGGGAGAAATGATTAGCTTAATTGAAGCCGAACAAAGAAGAGAGGCCAAtcaagacactttttttatgtttgactTCATCTGGCAGAACAAGAAATGGag CATTGATGCAACTCATGAGGATGGCACCCTTGGCCGCCTTATAAATGATGATCACATAAACCCAAATTGTACAATGAAAAGGATTATCGTTGAGGGAAAACCCTGTTTGTGCCTATTCGCTGCAAGAGATATCATTCCTGGAGAGGAACTCACATATGACTATGGAGGAAGTCACTGGCCTTGGAGAAAG CCTCCATGCAAGGATGATGACAACATGACAGCTATAGAGAACTGCTCTGAGGATTCTGTAACTACTGAAGGCATTTCACGATTCACAGCTgag CCTCCATGCAAGGATGATGACAACATGACAGCAATAGATAACTGCTCTGAGGATTCTGTAACTACTGAAGGCATTTCACGATTCACAGCTgag CCTCCATGCAAGGATAATGACAACATGACAGCAATAGAGAACTGCTCTGAGGATTCTGTAACTACTGAAGGCACTTCACGATTCACAGCTgag CCTCCATGCAAGGATGATGACAACATGACAGCAATAGATAACTGCTCTGAGGATTCTGTAACTACTGAAGGCACTTCACGATTCACAGCTgag CCTTTGGTTGATTACTCGGACACCGAAGATGAAGTTTTGTGTTCTAAAATTAAGACATCTTATAAAAag agATCTGTGATTCATGATGATTCGGATGATCTCTTTGAAAATTCGAGTGTAAATGGTAAAGATGACCAAGACATTCAACGTGACGTCAGACGGAATCATGCATCATTTGCAATGAGTGAACAACATTCCGCTTGTACCACAGCATCCAAAAGAGCAAAAAACACAAGA GCTAGAGGGAAGATCGCGGAGTACTCGGATGTTTCGAGCGAAGATGAGTTATCTGTTAGTGAGGAAGAGTACATTCCTGATACATCAGAGAGTTACACATCAGATAGTAGCATGAGCTTTACTGCTTCACCAAAgggtaaagaaaaaaagttacagacTTTGCCAGTCCGGAGCAGTTCAGCTGTGAACAGAATCAAAAAGTTCAGTATTCAAAGCAGCGGTGACTTAGGGAGCTCCCAGAACCACGACATAGCCAAAGTTCCTGACACATCTTCCATTCTTGACAGCGCAACATCAGTAGTTATCCCAGCTGTAATTAAAAAGAGAGGTGGATTGAGAATGTACAGCAAAAAACAACAGTGCTTTTTTTGTGAAGGTGCTTTTACAAAAATTTCTAGACACCTGGAACGAAAGCATAGAAATGAGGTAGAGGTAGCAAAAGCGTTAAGTCATCCAAAGGGCTCAAAAGAAAGGAGGATGCAACTTGAGTATCTACGTAACAAAGGGAACTTTGCTTACAATAGTACTGTTATTAATACAGGTGCAGGACTGATGATTCCGCGGAAACTGCCCAAAAAGAACCTGGAGGGGGAAAGTTTTATGCACTGCATTTACTGCAAAGGactcttcttaaaaaaaactttgtggcGACATGTCAAGGTTTGCAAATTCAAGCCTGGTGATGAGAAGCCGAAACCTGGAAAAACCCGTGTCCAGGTTCTTTGTGGCTTTGCACAACCTCCCCCACCAGGAGTAACTCATGGTGTTTGGAAGCTGTTAAATTCCATGAACCAGGACCAAGTGGCACTTGAAACTAGAAATGACTGGTGCATTTTAGAGTTAGGAAAGCATCTTTACAACAAGTATGGATCAAGAGTTAAAATGCATGAACACATCCGCCAAAAGATGAGGGAGCTTGGAAGACTCCTAATATGTGCAAGAGAGGTATCCCCCCTTACATCTATTAAAGAGCTCATTCATCCCACAAACTTCATGCATACCATCAATGCAGTTAAAAGGGCTGCTGGCTACAATGAAGAGACCAATGTATTTGAAAAGGCTAGTGTGGCTGTGAAACTTGGACAGAGTCTGAACAAAATCGCAATGCTCATTGAGAGCCACTCTACTATTAGAGGAGATGAAAAGACAGGAAAAATTGCGAACAGTTTTCAACAGCTTTATAAGTCCAGATGGCCCGAATACATTTCTACAACAGCCCGGCGAACACTGGAGGAAGCAAAATGGAATTCCCCACAATTACTTCCATTCACAGAAGATGTTAAGCTCCTTCATATATATCTTGACGAGCAAGAGAAGACCCATCGCAAACTCTTGTTAACACAGCCATCATCTCAGCACTGGGCAAAACTGGCCAAGATCACGTTAACTCAGGTTATGCTTTTCAATCGTAGACGAGAAGGGGAAGTGTCACAAATGCCATTGTCTGCATACATCTCCAGCAACCAATCGGATGCTCATCCAGATATTAGCATGGCCCTCACAGATTTAGAAAATAAACTGTGTCAGTACTTCAAGCGTGTAGAAATTAGAGGCAAAAGAGGCAGAAAGGTTCCCGTGCTTCTCACACCTTCCATGCAAGAATCAATCAGCCTGCTTCTTGAAAATCGGAATACCTGTGGAATTCCAAATGAAAATCCTTTTCTCTTTGCACGCCCGTATGCAATGACATTTTTCAGAGGCTCTGATTGCATTCGCGAATTTGCTGTTGCATGTAGTGCAAAAAATCCTCAGACTCTTACATCAACAAAGTTGAGAAAACAGATCGGGACACTTTCTGAAGTTCTTAATCTTAGCAACACAGAGTTAGATCAGTTGGCAGACTTTCTAGGCCATGACATTCGAGTTCATCGTCAATTTTACAGGTTACCTGAAGGCACCCTCCAACTGGCCAAAATTAGTAAAATTCTTCTGGCCCTCGAAAAAGGACGCTTGGCAGACTTTAAAGGGCGAAATCTTAATGAAATCAACATAGATCCAGAAG AGGAAGTTACAGTGGACAGTGATTTGGAGGAGTCCACTTCTAGTCCAAAAG AGTGCACCACAGTATCATCATCACAGCACACGGTTTGTGAGAACGGCACACTTCCAGCAGACCCAGTCTCCAAAAAAAAGAGAG gtTACGTTAAGAAGACGGCCTGGAACAAACTTGAGATACAGGCTGTGGAGAAGCATATGATGAGGTTtattaacaatcacaaaattccAGGAAAGGCAGACTGCATGAGGTGTAAAGAGGCGGAACCACTTGCACTTAAAAATAGAGAGTGGTCTACACTTAAATTTTACATCAAAAATCGAATCTCCGCTCTAAACAGAAAATATCTGCCAAATTAA